Proteins encoded within one genomic window of Columba livia isolate bColLiv1 breed racing homer chromosome 1, bColLiv1.pat.W.v2, whole genome shotgun sequence:
- the LRRC10 gene encoding leucine-rich repeat-containing protein 10: MGNSLKAIVAFVPSNECQKYLLEDLEEMPVDKMVDLSGMQLRRLPLHICSFRELVKLYLSDNNLNNLPPELEQLQNLQILALDFNNFKALPLVVCTLKQLCILYLGNNKLCSLPLELRLLQNLKTLWIESNCLQCLPEVVCELSLLKTLHAGSNALRTLPPQLRCLQELRTIWLSGNLLSEFPPVLLDMPFLEVIDVDRNSIRFFPSLAHLPGLKLVIYDHNPCRNAPKVAKGVRRVGRWSEESPEPRKRSGAVIEITLDEIPLPPPPAKPEPEAEPC, from the coding sequence CTCCAATGAGTGCCAGAAATACCTCCTGGAAGACCTAGAAGAGATGCCAGTGGATAAAATGGTGGATCTGAGTGGCATGCAGCTGAGGCGGCTGCCTCTGCACATTTGCTCTTTTAGGGAACTGGTCAAGCTGTACTTGAGCGACAACAACCTGAACAACCTGCCCCccgagctggagcagctgcaaaACCTGCAGATCCTAGCACTGGACTTCAACAACTTCAAAGCGCTGCCCCTGGTTGTGTGCACGCTGAAGCAGCTGTGCATCCTCTACCTGGGCAACAACAAGCTCTGCAGCCTACCCCTTGAGCTGCGGCTCCTGCAGAACCTCAAGACCCTCTGGATTGAGTCCAACTGCCTGCAGTGCCTGCCCGAGGTCGTGTGCGAGCTCAGCCTGCTCAAGACGCTGCATGCCGGCTCCAACGCCCTGCGCACACTTCCTCCCCAGCTGCGGTGCTTGCAGGAGCTGCGCACCATCTGGCTGTCCGGCAACCTGCTGTCCGAATTCCCCCCCGTGCTCCTGGACATGCCTTTTCTGGAGGTGATTGACGTGGATCGCAACTCCATCCGGTTCTTCCCAAGCCTGGCTCACCTCCCCGGCCTGAAGCTGGTGATCTACGACCACAACCCCTGCCGGAACGCACCTAAGGTGGCCAAAGGGGTGCGCAGGGTGGGAAGGTGGTCAGAGGAGAGCCCTGAACCCCGCAAGCGGTCTGGGGCAGTGATAGAAATCACACTCGATGAGATACCATTGCCACCTCCCCCTGCCAAGCCCGAGCCAGAAGCCGAGCCCTGCTGA